The Amaranthus tricolor cultivar Red isolate AtriRed21 chromosome 6, ASM2621246v1, whole genome shotgun sequence genome has a segment encoding these proteins:
- the LOC130814708 gene encoding protein SUPPRESSOR OF MAX2 1 — protein MRGGLSAIQQTLTPEAASVLTHSIAEAGRRNHGQTTPLHVAATLLASPTGFLRQACIRSHPNSSHPLQCRALELCFSVALERLPTAQTGGAASASELPLSNALMAALKRAQAHQRRGCPEQQQQPLLAVKVELEQLIISILDDPSVSRVMREASFSSPAVKAAIEQVISAQPNSGSAGGVGPRIGLGFRPGPAPPPSGIGLQRNLYLNPRLQQQQQQQQLQGNASQGRGDDVKKVMDILLKSKKRNPILVGESGPEEVIKEVIRRIDKEEIRDEILKGVEVISIEKELGSDRSQLLTKVKEMVTLIERKMVVNCKGGNGVIIDLGDLKWLVDQPANQGISEAARGVVSEIGKILKKFGETSKIWFMGIATCETYLRCKVYHSSMEDEWDLHVVSIVAKPPIPGILPRLGSNGGILSSSVECLSPMKGFPMPAPSFTGRVSENLDPSRRFGCCPQCTEKYEQELAKLIAGQTEKQCSEVKSDGTRQLLPPWLQTAKSSNNDTVQSKEQDVILRRKTQELQKKWRESCLHLHPSFHNSMSSERIFSSPLSLTGLYNPQLLARQPFQLKIQQPRVLGDGLQLTINSLVPAQPNVEKPSSTLGSPVRTDLVLGPTKTMVTAQDSTQKDGLKDLLGGCISSETTDKPFTAISEDVDSYKRLLKGLIAKVWWQTDAASAVAAAVTQCRLGNGKRRVSGSKGDIWMLFSGPDRTGKKKMAAALSDLVCGIGPIIISLGSRRDDESDLNFRGKTVIDRIVEAVRRNPFSVIMLQDVDEADLIVRGSIKQAMERGRISDSHGREISLGNVIFIVTSNWVPDELRSSSDGVVTLSEEKMTALATGGWQLRISILEKPTSTGKRSPTWLNDNNQDRASKQRKEESDAGLSFDLNQMADIDDDRLDGSHNSSDITVEHEYENRGSPTTSSAAPKELLALLDEAVFFKVVDFKLIRQNTERSILSKFSSIIGDNLSVEIESEALEKILSGIWLGQTTLDTWSEKALVPSIHQIKARYPSLLAHELESKIVARLELDQESESRDPADWLPSRISVVADAW, from the exons TTGTTGGCTTCCCCTACCGGGTTTCTCCGACAAGCTTGTATTCGTTCGCACCCGAATTCTTCTCATCCACTTCAGTGTCGGGCTTTGGAGCTTTGTTTTAGTGTCGCTTTAGAGCGATTACCCACGGCTCAAACGGGTGGTGCTGCTTCCGCCTCCGAGTTGCCTCTCTCTAACGCTCTAATGGCGGCTTTAAAACGGGCTCAAGCACATCAACGGAGAGGGTGTCCAGAACAGCAACAGCAACCTTTGTTGGCGGTGAAGGTTGAATTGGAGCAGTTGATTATATCTATACTAGATGACCCGAGTGTTAGTCGGGTCATGCGGGAAGCTTCGTTTTCAAGTCCGGCGGTGAAAGCTGCTATTGAGCAGGTTATTAGTGCACAGCCCAATTCCGGAAGTGCTGGTGGTGTTGGGCCTAGAATTGGGTTGGGATTCCGACCTGGGCCGGCTCCTCCTCCGTCGGGTATTGGGCTTCAAAGGAATTTGTATTTGAATCCGAGGTTACAGcagcaacaacaacagcaacagCTCCAAGGAAATGCGTCTCAAGGAAGAGGCGATGATGTAAAAAAAGTGATGGATATCCTTTTAAAATCCAAGAAGAGAAACCCGATTTTAGTGGGCGAATCCGGACCTGAAGAGGTAATCAAGGAAGTGATTAGAAGGATAGATAAAGAAGAAATACGCGATGAGATATTGAAAGGGGTAGAAGTAATCTCAATAGAGAAAGAGCTAGGTTCGGATAGATCACAATTGCTTACAAAGGTAAAGGAGATGGTAACATTAATTGAGAGAAAAATGGTGGTGAATTGTAAAGGAGGAAATGGTGTGATTATTGATTTGGGTGATTTGAAATGGTTGGTTGATCAACCTGCTAATCAAGGGATTTCTGAAGCTGCAAGAGGGGTTGTCAGTGAGATAGGGAAGATTTTGAAGAAATTTGGGGAAACAAGTAAAATTTGGTTTATGGGCATTGCTACTTGTGAGACTTATTTAAGATGCAAGGtttatcattcttcaatggAGGATGAATGGGATCTTCATGTTGTTTCTATTGTGGCTAAACCCCCTATTCCTGGGATATTGCCAAG GTTGGGATCTAATGGGGGAATTTTAAGCAGCTCTGTTGAGTGCTTAAGCCCAATGAAAGGATTTCCGATGCCTGCGCCATCTTTTACTGGCCGGGTGTCAGAAAATTTGGACCCTTCTAGAAGATTTGGGTGCTGCCCGCAGTGTACAGAGAAGTATGAACAGGAGCTAGCAAAATTGATAGCAGGGCAAACAGAGAAACAATGTTCGGAAGTTAAATCAGATGGAACTCGACAGTTGTTGCCCCCATGGTTACAAACTGCAAAATCGAGCAATAATGATACGGTTCAG AGTAAGGAGCAAGATGTGATTCTGAGGCGAAAAACACAAGAATTGCAGAAGAAATGGAGAGAATCATGCTTGCATTTACATCCTAGTTTTCACAATAGTATGAGCTCTGAGAGAATCTTTTCATCACCTCTTTCATTGACGGGCTTGTACAATCCGCAATTACTTGCACGTCAACCATTTCAACTGAAAATACAACAACCTAGAGTCCTTGGAGATGGGTTACAGCTCACTATCAATTCTCTCGTGCCTGCTCAACCGAATGTTGAAAAACCTTCTAGTACACTTGGGAGTCCGGTGAGAACCGACCTTGTTCTGGGCCCAACAAAGACCATGGTTACAGCGCAAGATAGCACCCAGAAGGATGGCCTCAAGGACTTACTTGGTGGTTGCATTTCATCGGAAACAACTGACAAGCCGTTTACGGCTATTTCTGAAGATGTAGACTCATACAAGAGGCTGCTCAAAGGTTTGATAGCAAAGGTATGGTGGCAAACAGATGCAGCGTCCGCTGTAGCTGCTGCAGTTACACAATGTAGATTAGGGAATGGAAAACGGCGTGTTAGTGGATCAAAGGGTGACATTTGGATGCTTTTCTCGGGTCCAGATAGAACAGGAAAGAAAAAGATGGCTGCTGCCCTCTCTGACCTTGTGTGTGGTATTGGTCCCATCATAATTTCCCTTGGTTCTAGACGTGATGATGAATCTGATTTAAATTTTCGTGGTAAAACTGTGATCGATAGAATCGTAGAGGCAGTTAGGAGGAATCCATTTTCTGTAATAATGCTGCAAGATGTTGATGAGGCTGATTTGATAGTACGAGGAAGCATCAAACAGGCGATGGAAAGGGGAAGGATTTCAGATTCCCATGGCCGAGAAATCAGCCTTGGGAATGTCATTTTCATCGTTACGTCAAATTGGGTGCCGGATGAGCTGAGGAGCTCATCTGACGGTGTAGTTACTCTCAGCGAAGAAAAGATGACCGCCTTAGCTACTGGTGGTTGGCAGTTGAGGATATCAATACTCGAAAAGCCCACCAGCACAGGGAAAAGATCACCTACCTGGCTTAATGATAACAATCAGGATCGGGcttcaaaacaaagaaaagaggAATCCGATGCTGGACTATCATTTGATCTCAATCAAATGGCCGACATAGATGATGATCGACTAGACGGCTCCCACAATTCAAGCGACATCACAGTGGAACACGAGTATGAGAACAGGGGATCTCCTACAACCTCATCCGCTGCACCCAAAGAACTGCTAGCTTTACTTGATGAAGCCGTCTTCTTCAAGGTGGTCGACTTTAAGCTGATCAGGCAAAACACGGAAAGATCCATATTATCCAAATTCTCTTCAATTATAGGAGATAATTTATCAGTTGAGATTGAGAGCGAAGCCTTAGAGAAGATCTTAAGCGGGATATGGTTAGGACAAACCACATTAGACACTTGGTCAGAGAAGGCCTTAGTACCAAGCATTCATCAAATTAAAGCAAGATACCCATCGTTACTTGCCCATGAACTCGAGAGTAAAATAGTTGCTCGGCTTGAGTTAGATCAAGAGTCGGAGAGTCGGGATCCCGCAGATTGGCTACCAAGTAGAATCTCGGTGGTCGCTGATGCATGGTAG